The Schistosoma mansoni, WGS project CABG00000000 data, supercontig 1882, strain Puerto Rico, whole genome shotgun sequence DNA window atacgttggcgtagtttgtggactggttatattttgtatgttttgtattgggttgttagttgtgagttagtggcgacgatgcgtgatatccggaatgagtttatcagaagtcacctaataattaatatcatttgttttgtatatgcagcagacgaagtgtagtgcttacctcattgcttgattttaagacaatggtgttgcgatgcagtatgcagtctaagagttcgttgatctactgtgcagacgaaaaacatttttataaacaattatgtagtgagtggaCGGATTTTGCTTTACATTGAGTTGCTAGTTGTGATTTagaggcgacgatgcgtgatatccggaatgagtttatcagaagtcacctaataattaatatcatttgttttgtatatgcagcagacgaagtgtagtgcttacctcattgcttgattttaagacaatggtattgcgatgcagtatgcagtctaagagttcgttgatctactctgcagtcgaaaaacattttcatatacgttggcgtagtttgtggactggttatattttgtatgttttgtattgggttgttagttgtgagttagtggcgacgatgcgtgatatccggaatgagtttatcagaagtcacctaataattaatatcatttgttttgtatatgcagcagacgaagtgtagtgcttacctcattgctttattttaagacaatggtattgcgatgcagtatgcagtctaagagttcgttgatctactctgcagtcgaagaacattttcatatacgttggcgtagtttgtggactggttatattttgtatgttttgtattgggttgttagttgtgagttagtggcgacgatgcgtgatatccggaatgagtttatcagaagtcacctaataattaatatcatttgttttgtatatgcagcagacgaagtgtagtgcttacctcattgctttattttaagacaatggtattgcgatgcagtatgcagtctaagagttcgttgatctactgtgcagacgaaaaacatttttataaacaattatgtagtgagtggaCGGATTTTGCTTTACATTGAGTTGCTAGTTGTGATTTagaggcgacgatgcg harbors:
- a CDS encoding XP_018644824.1, translating into MVLRCSMQSKSSLIYSAVEKHFHIRWRSLWTGYILYVLYWVVSCELVATMRDIRNEFIRSHLIINIICFVYAADEV